A stretch of Podospora bellae-mahoneyi strain CBS 112042 chromosome 5, whole genome shotgun sequence DNA encodes these proteins:
- the PRA1 gene encoding Prenylated Rab acceptor protein 1 (EggNog:ENOG503NVTQ; COG:S), which yields MRSSTLLTLLTAAATVSASPLGRQEITTTTTTTIISNTGSSSTTPAFPIHSSCNSTLFHQLTRAFDETVTLASVARDHLLEHGQSSPFVKKYFGPNSTTIAPLGVFSRVASAARGKMLFRCDDPDRNCATQEGWAGHWRGSNATQETVICDLSFAPGKRRWLDQVCGLGYTVKEGATNLFWATDLLHRTFHVPQVSEDAVHHYADGWDEVLGMAEGGDERSGFDSDALIYFAVDVYAYEVAEPGRGCGGYEMGN from the coding sequence atgcGCTCCTCTactctcctcaccctcctcaccgcaGCCGCCACCGTGTCAGCCTCCCCCTTGGGCCGCCAggagatcaccaccaccaccaccaccaccatcatctccaacaccggctcctcctccaccacccccgccttCCCAATCCATTCAAGCTGCAactccaccctcttccaccaGCTCACCCGCGCCTTTGACGAGACCGTCACCCTCGCCTCCGTCGCCCGCGATCATCTCCTCGAGCACGGGCAGTCATCACCCTTTGTCAAGAAGTACTTCGGacccaactccaccaccatcgccccccTAGGGGTCTTCTCCCGCGTCGCCTCCGCCGCGAGAGGGAAAATGCTCTTCCGCTGCGACGACCCAGACCGGAATTGCGCCACCCAAGAAGGCTGGGCCGGCCACTGGCGCGGTTCCAACGCTACGCAAGAAACCGTCATCTGTGACTTGTCTTTTGCCCCGGGGAAGAGAAGGTGGCTGGATCAGGTCTGCGGGTTGGGGTACACCGTCAAGGAGGGGGCCACCAACCTGTTCTGGGCTACCGATTTGCTTCACCGGACTTTTCACGTCCCTCAGGTGAGCGAGGATGCGGTGCACCATTATGCTGATGGGTGGGATGAGGTTTTGGGCATGGccgaggggggggatgagaggaGTGGGTTTGATAGTGATGCGTTGATTTATTTTGCGGTTGATGTTTATGCGTATGAGGTTGCTgagccggggagggggtgtggggGGTATGAGATGGGGAATTGA
- a CDS encoding hypothetical protein (EggNog:ENOG503NXJW; COG:Q) yields MEPIIWQISRQIRSRLQKLNRSGSVVKMQDQFTVVSADLVAAFSFDDAVDLTETDELQLPGSISSGFGLIESFLLVTGLINAIPPTLLLRLAPTVATNNRLYLLVKKQFDSSRAARISTSKITVTTSDDELTDELLSPDTKLIAHLLNSNLTPHERTPERVCAELLTIFMATIFNIPRVMMVTTYHILANPDLKEKLSYELDDLLGPDMDSKEETPVWIKLNKAEYLKACVKEGLRLFFGALRGSARRNLDVPIVYKDWVIPPGTPVGMSAWMLNTDPEVNPDSLAFRPERWLPGNHKPEMDRKFASLGRGSRTCLGIHLVYVFM; encoded by the exons ATGGAGCCGATTATTTGGCAGATCTCACGGCAAATACGATCAAGACTCCAGAAGCTTAACCGATCAGGTTCGGTGGTCAAGATGCAAGACCAGTTTACGGTCGTATCCGCTGATCTGGTGGCCGCTTTCAGTTTTGATGATGCGGTAGATTTGACGGAGACTGATGAACTACAACTTCCGGGCTCAAT TAGCTCGGGTTTTGGCTTGATTGAATCATTTCTTCTGGTTACGGGTCTAATCAACGCCATCCCCCCAACTCTCCTCTTGCGGCTGGCGCCGACGGTGGCAACGAATAATCGCTTGTATTTG CTCGTTAAAAAGCAATTTGACTCCTCCCGTGCCGCGCGCATCTCAACATCCAAGATCACTGTCACCACCTCAGACGACGAATTGACAGATGAACTTCTCAGTCCCGACACCAAGCTCATTGCCCATCTTCTGAATAGCAACCTAACCCCACACGAAAGGACTCCTGAGAGGGTCTGCGCGGAGCTACTCACAATATTCATGGCGACCATCTTCAACATACCACGGGTAATGATGGTGACTACATATCATATCTTGGCCAATCCAGacctcaaggagaagctcagcTACGAATTGGATGACCTTCTCGGACCCGATATGGACTCAAAGGAGGAGACGCCGGTTTGGATAAAGCTCAACAAAGCAGAGTATCTCAAGGCTTGTGTCAAGGAAGGACTTCG CCTCTTCTTCGGAGCCCTGCGCGGGTCAGCCAGACGAAACCTCGACGTCCCGATCGTATACAAAGACTGGGTTATCCCCCCCGGTACACCAGTGGGCATGTCTGCCTGGATGTTGAACACCGATCCTGAGGTCAATCCTGATTCTCTCGCCTTCCGCCCAGAGCGGTGGTTACCAGGGAATCACAAGCCGGAAATGGACAGGAAGTTTGCAAGCTTGGGTAGAGGGTCCAGGACATGTTTGGGGATTCATCTGGTTTATGTCTTCATGTGA